One genomic region from Nymphaea colorata isolate Beijing-Zhang1983 chromosome 10, ASM883128v2, whole genome shotgun sequence encodes:
- the LOC116261761 gene encoding zinc finger protein SHOOT GRAVITROPISM 5-like: MVLSFCQPLNLEGDRQQTEFQQGRLMFGPGQSAAAEGPTPSLANSPFPSVSVLSCADKGSNKRKRRPAGTPDPDAEVISLSPKTLLESDRYVCEICNQGFQRDQNLQMHRRRHKVPWKLLKRETPEIRKRVFVCPEPTCLHHDPCHALGDLVGIKKHFRRKHSNHKQWTCEKCSKAYAVQSDYKAHLKTCGTRGHSCDCGRVFSRVESFIEHQDVCSAGRDRQEQQVPLSVSLSRTASTTSPSSDTNFSAPNWSAMKISSYPSGFGAASDHFPQNLELQLLPTSNNHPTSPNPTNQLLNKDGNQSTILQLSIGPGHESNKPAIKPNQRPELSWLLDINKPLDELSLEQQLIINQNTKNSPSIDSFNNDMLSALKLKDQARDQLKLATAEKTYAEEIRQRARLQIELAEKEFADAKRIRQLAQDELQKARLMRDQAIKQVNSIMLQITCQSCKHHFQAAAQPSDQNSLAIRYVSSVAAEGLGENGNKHPMRILSL, from the exons ATGGTGCTCTCTTTTTGCCAGCCCTTGAACTTGGAAGGGGATCGACAGCAAACGGAATTCCAACAGGGACGACTCATGTTTGGTCCTGGTCAATCGGCAGCAGCAGAAGGCCCAACGCCATCTTTAGCCAACTCCCCATTTCCTTCTGTATCCGTTCTCAGCTGTGCAGATAAAGGAAGCAACAAGAGGAAAAGGAGGCCTGCTGGCACcccag ATCCTGATGCTGAGgttatctccctctctcctaAAACATTGCTCGAATCCGACCGCTATGTCTGCGAGATCTGCAACCAAGGGTTCCAGAGGGACCAGAACCTCCAGATGCACCGCCGAAGGCACAAGGTGCCGTGGAAGCTGCTCAAGAGGGAGACGCCGGAGATCAGGAAACGGGTGTTCGTCTGCCCGGAGCCGACGTGCCTCCACCACGACCCTTGCCATGCCCTCGGCGACCTCGTCGGAATAAAGAAGCATTTCCGGCGGAAACACAGCAACCACAAGCAGTGGACGTGCGAGAAGTGCTCCAAGGCCTACGCCGTTCAGTCGGACTACAAGGCCCATCTCAAGACCTGCGGCACCAGAGGTCACTCCTGTGACTGCGGCCGCGTCTTCTCCAG GGTGGAGAGCTTCATAGAGCATCAAGATGTCTGCAGTGCTGGGAGAGATCGGCAAGAACAACAAGTTCCACTGTCCGTCTCCTTGTCTCGAACAGCTTCCACTACCAGCCCATCTAGTGACACCAATTTCAGCGCACCAAATTGGTCTGCCATGAAAATTTCTAGCTACCCAAGTGGATTTGGTGCAGCTTCCGACCATTTTCCTCAGAACCTTGAACTCCAGCTCTTGCCCACTTCCAATAATCATCCAACCTCACCAAATCCGACCAATCAGCTACTGAATAAAGACGGAAACCAGTCGACTATATTGCAACTCTCAATAGGCCCAGGCCATGAAAGCAATAAACCGGCCATCAAACCCAACCAAAGGCCTGAACTCTCATGGCTACTAGATATCAACAAGCCCCTGGACGAACTCAGTTTGGAACAACAGCTGATTATCAACCAAAACACCAAGAATTCGCCGTCGATCGACTCATTTAATAATGATATGCTATCGGCTTTGAAGCTGAAGGACCAAGCCAGGGATCAACTAAAGTTAGCAACGGCGGAGAAGACGTACGCAGAAGAGATTAGGCAGCGTGCCAGACTGCAGATCGAACTAGCGGAGAAGGAATTCGCCGACGCAAAGAGAATCAGGCAACTTGCTCAGGATGAACTACAGAAGGCCCGGCTTATGAGGGATCAAGCAATCAAGCAAGTGAATAGTATCATGCTACAGATCACATGTCAATCCTGCAAACACCATTTTCAGGCCGCAGCCCAACCGTCCGATCAGAATTCATTGGCCATAAGATACGTTTCTTCTGTTGCTGCAGAAGGCCTAGGAGAAAATGGTAACAAACACCCCATGAGAATCCTAAGCCTCTAA
- the LOC116261753 gene encoding protein BASIC PENTACYSTEINE1-like: MEDNGGLGIRSWGFPNQSLKENRVLQFMSAVEREKGLMPPDRKSAVRAAARPGNGQFVDRSSSVPEYTTSHAVPAEFSREAWLRQTDLQCMAAANPKLFHPLSTSSNYGGKDLAGNLQENAATKALQVGGSAAVKQEALQEGAAGDGDDMLKESPSEKRQKPKAPQAKKARTKVTLVKDEVNGPASTQKTGKKNPGVVVDGITLDLSCIPIPVCSCTGVAQQCYRWGSGGWQSACCTTSISMYPLPMSTKRRGARIAGRKMSRGAFKKVLEKLLSEGHSLSNPVDLKSYWAKHGTNKFVTIR, translated from the coding sequence ATGGAAGATAATGGTGGGTTAGGTATTCGAAGTTGGGGTTTCCCCAACCAATCTTTGAAGGAGAACCGAGTCCTGCAGTTCATGTCGGCAGTAGAGCGGGAGAAGGGCCTCATGCCGCCAGATCGCAAATCCGCCGTTCGCGCTGCGGCCCGTCCTGGCAACGGGCAGTTCGTTGACCGGAGCAGCTCAGTTCCGGAGTACACTACCTCGCACGCTGTCCCCGCCGAGTTCTCGAGGGAGGCTTGGCTGCGCCAGACCGATCTTCAGTGCATGGCTGCGGCAAATCCGAAGCTCTTCCACCCGTTGTCTACCAGTTCGAACTATGGTGGGAAGGATTTGGCGGGTAACTTGCAGGAGAATGCAGCGACCAAAGCGCTGCAGGTTGGGGGCTCCGCTGCGGTCAAGCAGGAAGCCCTGCAGGAAGGGGCAGCTGGCGATGGGGATGACATGTTGAAGGAGAGCCCGTCAGAAAAGCGGCAGAAGCCCAAGGCACCGCAGGCGAAGAAGGCGAGAACGAAGGTGACGTTGGTGAAGGACGAAGTGAACGGGCCTGCCTCTACTCAGAAGACTGGGAAGAAGAATCCTGGAGTGGTCGTGGACGGAATTACTTTGGACCTCTCGTGTATTCCCATACCAGTTTGTTCATGTACTGGTGTAGCTCAACAGTGTTATAGATGGGGTTCCGGTGGCTGGCAGTCGGCCTGCTGTACGACAAGTATATCAATGTACCCACTGCCGATGAGCACGAAGAGGCGCGGCGCTCGGATAGCTGGAAGGAAAATGAGCCGCGGAGCTTTCAAGAAGGTCTTAGAAAAGCTTTTGTCGGAAGGGCATAGCTTGTCTAATCCGGTTGACCTAAAGAGTTACTGGGCCAAGCATGGTACTAACAAGTTTGTTACGATCAGGTAA